One region of Gloeocapsopsis sp. IPPAS B-1203 genomic DNA includes:
- a CDS encoding VOC family protein → MQTTGIHHVAIICSDYERSKKFYIEVLGCSVINETFRAARNSYKLDLRIGEDQIELFSFPHPPTRPSTPEACGLRHLAFAVENLEETVLKLESKGVEVEPIRVDEITGKRFTFFQDPDALPLEIYQS, encoded by the coding sequence ATGCAAACTACGGGAATTCACCACGTCGCAATTATTTGTTCTGACTACGAACGCTCGAAAAAATTTTACATCGAAGTTTTAGGCTGTTCGGTCATCAATGAAACTTTTCGGGCTGCCAGAAACTCTTACAAATTAGATTTAAGAATTGGTGAAGATCAAATCGAGTTATTTTCCTTCCCTCATCCTCCCACAAGACCGAGTACACCAGAGGCTTGTGGTTTAAGACATCTTGCGTTTGCTGTTGAAAACTTAGAAGAAACTGTACTCAAACTAGAGTCAAAAGGTGTAGAGGTAGAACCTATCCGAGTTGATGAAATAACAGGGAAACGATTTACTTTCTTTCAAGATCCTGACGCATTACCTTTGGAAATTTATCAGTCTTAG
- a CDS encoding PIN/TRAM domain-containing protein yields the protein MLDAIIIISFIVAGAGIGYYSTELLPENVQQQVTNIEALRLVFATFAALIGGAAGLSFQISYRRIEKQVREMPIEVILTRAIGLVLGLLIANLMLAPLFLLPIPADFSFIKPLIAVLGSVMFAFSGVSLADTHGPALLRLINFNNVESVLLAEGTLKAAATKVVDTSCIIDGRLETLLETGFLEGQILVPQFVLQELQQLADGAKDLKRMRGRRGLEILNRLKETYSDRILIHPVEYDDIPTVDAKLVRFAQEISGTLVTNDYNLSKVASVQKVPVLNINDLVQAVRPTYLPGDSIDLKVLKEGKEPSQGVGYLEDGTMVVVEEGIGYVGGEVRVIVTSALQTSAGRMIFAKPQASALA from the coding sequence ATGCTTGACGCAATTATTATTATTTCATTCATTGTAGCAGGCGCAGGCATCGGCTATTACAGTACAGAACTGCTGCCAGAAAATGTGCAGCAGCAAGTAACTAACATTGAAGCTTTGCGCTTGGTTTTTGCCACTTTCGCCGCCTTAATCGGTGGTGCTGCGGGACTGAGTTTTCAAATTAGCTACCGTCGGATCGAGAAACAAGTCAGGGAAATGCCCATTGAGGTGATCTTGACGCGGGCGATCGGCTTGGTGCTAGGCTTACTCATTGCCAATTTAATGTTGGCACCATTGTTCTTACTACCAATTCCTGCTGATTTTAGCTTTATTAAGCCGTTGATCGCAGTGTTGGGCAGTGTGATGTTTGCCTTTTCTGGAGTGAGTTTAGCAGATACTCACGGTCCAGCGTTGCTCAGACTGATTAACTTCAACAATGTTGAGTCTGTCTTGCTAGCAGAAGGAACCCTTAAAGCAGCAGCAACGAAAGTTGTTGATACAAGCTGTATTATTGATGGTCGCCTAGAAACATTGCTAGAAACAGGATTTCTAGAAGGGCAGATTTTAGTACCACAATTTGTGCTCCAAGAACTACAACAACTTGCAGACGGTGCTAAAGACTTAAAAAGGATGCGGGGACGTCGAGGATTAGAAATTCTCAATCGTCTAAAAGAAACTTACTCTGATCGCATTTTGATTCATCCTGTGGAATATGACGATATTCCTACTGTAGATGCTAAATTAGTGCGCTTTGCCCAAGAAATTAGTGGTACGTTAGTCACAAATGATTACAACTTGTCTAAAGTTGCCAGCGTGCAAAAAGTACCAGTATTAAATATCAACGATTTGGTGCAAGCAGTACGCCCTACCTACCTACCTGGCGATAGCATTGATTTGAAAGTTCTCAAAGAAGGCAAAGAACCAAGTCAAGGTGTCGGTTATCTCGAAGATGGCACAATGGTAGTCGTAGAAGAAGGGATTGGTTACGTTGGTGGGGAAGTGCGTGTGATTGTGACAAGTGCTTTGCAGACGAGTGCGGGACGCATGATTTTCGCGAAACCCCAGGCTTCTGCTTTGGCTTAG
- the hemW gene encoding radical SAM family heme chaperone HemW, whose product MLAKLNLSTNIINYSEPTSAYIHIPFCRRRCYYCDFPVSIMGDRLHGENSGTISHYVDALCQEITHTNTSSELLKTIFFGGGTPSLLSVNQLQKIIDTLKLQFGIVNDAEISIEIDPGTFSLEQLQGYCVAGVNRVSLGVQAFQSELLKICGRSHTIGDIYSAIEIIRTVKVPSFSLDLISGLPHQTLAQWQDSLEQVVAIAPNHISIYDLQIEPGTAFNRYYQAGEQPLPTDDMTAQMYRTAQQVLTSAGYEHYEISNYAQLQHQCRHNSVYWHNQPYYGFGMGATSYVQGQRFTRPRKTQEYYQWVKDYIAANGVLNCLQTSSHEVLLETLMLGLRLSEGISLAILAQQFGVETVAKIWQCLQPYYQQGWVELVGTDQLRLTDPEGFLFSNTVLARLFHQLGSELDNTVSL is encoded by the coding sequence GTGTTAGCTAAGTTAAATTTAAGTACGAACATAATCAATTATAGTGAGCCGACCTCTGCCTATATACATATTCCTTTTTGTAGAAGGCGGTGCTACTACTGTGACTTTCCCGTATCGATTATGGGCGATCGCCTGCATGGCGAAAACTCTGGCACAATTTCGCATTATGTAGACGCACTATGTCAAGAAATTACTCACACAAACACATCAAGCGAACTACTAAAAACTATTTTCTTTGGTGGTGGAACTCCTTCGTTGTTATCTGTCAATCAGCTACAAAAAATTATTGACACTCTCAAGCTGCAATTTGGGATCGTCAACGATGCTGAGATTTCTATCGAAATTGACCCAGGTACGTTTTCTTTAGAACAGTTACAGGGTTATTGTGTCGCCGGAGTGAATCGAGTTAGTCTTGGCGTTCAAGCCTTTCAATCAGAATTATTAAAGATTTGCGGGCGATCGCACACTATTGGAGATATCTACAGTGCTATCGAAATTATCCGCACTGTCAAAGTCCCTTCATTTAGCCTCGATTTGATTTCTGGTTTACCGCATCAAACCTTAGCGCAGTGGCAAGATAGTTTAGAACAAGTTGTCGCGATCGCCCCGAATCATATTTCAATTTACGATCTGCAGATTGAACCTGGCACAGCTTTTAATCGTTACTATCAAGCTGGAGAACAGCCCTTACCAACTGATGATATGACAGCGCAGATGTATCGCACAGCACAGCAAGTTTTGACATCGGCTGGGTACGAACACTACGAAATCTCTAACTATGCTCAACTTCAGCATCAGTGTCGTCATAACAGCGTCTATTGGCACAATCAACCATACTACGGCTTTGGTATGGGTGCTACTAGCTACGTACAAGGACAACGATTCACTCGTCCGCGTAAAACACAAGAATATTATCAGTGGGTAAAAGACTACATTGCTGCTAATGGTGTGTTGAATTGCTTACAGACATCTTCCCATGAGGTTTTGTTAGAAACACTCATGCTAGGGTTACGCTTAAGCGAAGGTATTAGCCTTGCTATACTAGCGCAACAATTTGGCGTGGAGACGGTGGCAAAAATTTGGCAGTGTTTACAACCCTACTATCAACAAGGTTGGGTGGAACTTGTGGGAACCGATCAACTGCGACTTACCGATCCCGAAGGATTTTTGTTTTCCAACACAGTACTAGCAAGGCTATTTCATCAGCTAGGAAGTGAATTGGATAATACTGTTTCACTTTGA
- a CDS encoding LacI family DNA-binding transcriptional regulator, which produces MEHDKARKSIKLQDIAQAVGVSRTTVSNAFNRPDQLSPELRDKILEAAKEMGYPGPNPMARMLRTGQTGAIGLVFGESLPYAFNDLAAIAFLRGVSRVCERVKASLLIVPTLESNAAQKTIEQATVDGFIIYNLPDDSEALVRVLERQLPVVAVDQPSLKDVPSVGIDDRQAARKAATHLLSLHHKQIAIMAMELQSDLYVGLVDSQRLEHSTHQITKLRLQGYRDAIEEARIDFSQVPIYECRNDENHAREVAMTLLQRHPRPTAILAMSDILAFGALRSAQQMSLKVPEDLSIVGFDDIPIAWQIRPRLTTVQQPLVEKGVLAAELLLSKSVTKTSKVLGTRLVVRESSGTAPAL; this is translated from the coding sequence ATGGAACACGACAAAGCAAGAAAGTCCATCAAACTGCAGGATATTGCTCAAGCTGTCGGGGTTTCGCGAACAACGGTATCAAATGCTTTCAATCGACCAGATCAACTTTCGCCAGAACTGCGCGATAAGATTTTAGAAGCAGCGAAAGAAATGGGCTATCCAGGTCCCAACCCAATGGCGCGGATGCTGCGGACAGGACAAACAGGTGCGATTGGTTTGGTATTTGGTGAATCGCTACCGTATGCATTCAATGACTTAGCTGCGATCGCTTTTTTAAGAGGAGTATCAAGAGTTTGCGAACGCGTGAAAGCAAGTTTACTGATTGTGCCAACACTAGAAAGCAATGCTGCGCAGAAGACAATTGAGCAAGCGACTGTAGACGGGTTTATTATTTACAATTTGCCTGATGACAGCGAAGCACTCGTGCGAGTCTTAGAACGTCAGCTACCAGTCGTCGCCGTCGATCAGCCTTCTTTAAAAGATGTACCCTCCGTTGGTATTGACGATCGCCAAGCTGCACGAAAAGCTGCAACACACTTATTAAGCCTCCACCACAAACAAATCGCCATTATGGCAATGGAGTTGCAATCTGACTTGTATGTTGGCTTAGTTGATTCTCAAAGACTTGAACACTCTACGCATCAAATTACTAAACTACGGCTGCAAGGCTACCGAGATGCGATAGAAGAGGCAAGAATTGACTTTAGCCAAGTGCCGATTTACGAGTGTCGCAACGACGAGAATCATGCGCGAGAAGTAGCTATGACTTTGTTACAGCGCCATCCTAGACCAACGGCAATTTTAGCAATGAGCGATATTTTAGCCTTTGGTGCTTTGCGCAGTGCCCAGCAAATGAGTTTAAAAGTTCCAGAAGATTTATCAATCGTAGGCTTTGATGATATTCCAATAGCTTGGCAAATTCGACCAAGACTCACAACAGTTCAGCAACCACTGGTTGAAAAAGGAGTACTCGCAGCGGAATTATTACTCAGTAAATCTGTAACGAAAACTTCTAAAGTTTTGGGGACAAGGCTTGTTGTGCGTGAATCGTCAGGAACTGCACCAGCTCTTTAG
- a CDS encoding FAD-dependent oxidoreductase, whose translation MKRSLVSLTLLSTFITSFPPIALATPPRTVDQTVECDLLVAGGGLAGVATAYEALLAGRTVCVTEITDWLGGQISAQGTSALDERATQRQQLFYSRGYLELRRRIERKYGELDPGNCWVSESCFLPRDGHVILSEMLRDAARRGRGEFKWFPSTVIKDLQTAQTVAEKRIQSAKSSSSIASLTAIQHERAKGAPALNTYPLSQTIADAYTYQNSRLFTKNIVRFVPAIKRDEGRGVRGESAPNWYVIDATETGELIALADVPYRLGIDPRSYLEPSSSSATNDPYCTQGFTYTFAMEATQQPQRHVEPPFYQQYAAYYSYELPRLASFPLVFTYRRIWSPRQGEDMRFGGISFTAPTPGDISMQNWTWGNDYRPGTAADNLIYTRNQLQTTKQLQPGGWMGGLRVETLRKGEEHAKGYFHWLVAGTTDSQLGAGVKEPHPNNRYLAGLDSPMGTAHGLSKYPYMREGRRIIGRPTLAYPQGFAISEIDISRRDYSDSYYRLVLSPQNYRSLKAALAGLEAASVIAGTIPPRDVMRRTRSTIYPDAVGIGHYAIDFHPCMLKSPAELPGNIERPGERLGAGQAYPFQIPLRAMIPQQIDNLLVSGKSIAVSHIAAAAYRVHSFEWSAGAAAGTTAAFALERAIAPYQLVARLPFPEPQLEALQRRLAQNNNPTAFPDTSIFNEAWEDWQ comes from the coding sequence ATGAAGCGATCGCTTGTTAGTCTGACTTTACTTTCAACTTTCATCACCTCTTTTCCTCCAATTGCCTTGGCGACACCACCTCGAACTGTGGATCAAACAGTGGAGTGCGATCTATTAGTTGCTGGAGGGGGACTTGCTGGCGTGGCGACAGCCTATGAAGCCTTGCTAGCCGGAAGAACTGTTTGTGTAACCGAAATTACTGATTGGCTAGGAGGACAAATTTCCGCACAAGGAACCTCCGCACTTGACGAACGTGCCACTCAACGACAGCAGTTGTTTTACTCGCGTGGTTATTTAGAGTTACGTCGGCGTATTGAGCGTAAGTACGGCGAGTTAGATCCTGGTAACTGCTGGGTAAGTGAGTCTTGCTTTTTACCGCGTGATGGTCACGTTATCCTCTCAGAAATGTTGCGTGATGCTGCCAGGAGAGGTCGAGGAGAGTTTAAATGGTTTCCTTCAACTGTCATCAAAGATTTACAAACAGCCCAAACGGTTGCTGAAAAACGCATTCAAAGTGCGAAAAGCTCTTCGAGCATAGCTTCGCTTACCGCAATTCAACACGAACGTGCCAAGGGTGCGCCAGCACTCAATACCTATCCGCTATCGCAAACAATTGCTGATGCTTATACTTACCAAAATTCGCGCTTGTTTACTAAAAATATTGTGCGATTTGTCCCTGCTATAAAAAGGGATGAGGGGCGAGGAGTGAGGGGTGAGTCTGCTCCCAACTGGTATGTAATTGATGCAACGGAAACGGGTGAACTGATTGCGTTGGCTGATGTTCCTTATCGCTTAGGTATCGATCCGCGTTCTTATCTTGAACCTTCTTCTTCTAGTGCAACGAACGATCCTTATTGCACTCAAGGTTTTACTTACACCTTTGCAATGGAGGCGACTCAACAGCCGCAAAGACACGTAGAACCACCATTCTATCAACAGTATGCAGCTTACTACAGTTATGAACTACCTCGACTTGCCAGCTTTCCTTTAGTCTTTACCTACCGTCGCATTTGGAGTCCTCGCCAAGGCGAAGATATGCGCTTTGGTGGAATTTCGTTTACTGCTCCTACTCCAGGCGATATTTCCATGCAAAACTGGACTTGGGGTAATGACTACCGCCCTGGTACGGCTGCGGATAACTTGATTTATACACGCAACCAACTACAAACTACAAAACAGCTACAACCTGGTGGTTGGATGGGTGGACTGCGGGTAGAAACTTTGCGTAAAGGTGAAGAACACGCTAAAGGTTATTTTCATTGGCTTGTTGCGGGAACTACCGATTCACAACTCGGTGCTGGTGTCAAGGAACCGCACCCAAATAACCGCTACTTGGCAGGACTTGACTCGCCAATGGGAACGGCGCACGGATTATCTAAATATCCTTATATGCGCGAAGGACGGCGGATTATCGGACGACCGACTTTAGCCTATCCTCAAGGTTTTGCCATATCGGAAATTGATATTTCTCGCCGCGATTATAGTGATAGTTACTATCGCTTGGTTTTGTCACCACAAAATTATCGTAGTCTCAAAGCTGCCTTAGCTGGCTTGGAAGCTGCATCTGTGATTGCTGGAACTATTCCTCCAAGAGACGTCATGCGGCGTACGCGCTCCACGATTTATCCTGATGCTGTCGGCATTGGTCACTATGCAATCGATTTTCATCCTTGTATGCTCAAAAGTCCTGCGGAACTTCCTGGCAATATTGAACGCCCTGGAGAACGTCTTGGGGCAGGTCAAGCGTATCCTTTTCAAATTCCCCTGCGGGCAATGATTCCCCAGCAAATTGATAACTTGCTTGTGTCTGGAAAAAGTATTGCTGTCAGCCATATTGCGGCGGCTGCTTATCGCGTCCATTCTTTTGAATGGTCTGCTGGTGCGGCTGCGGGTACTACCGCTGCTTTTGCACTAGAACGTGCGATCGCCCCCTATCAACTTGTAGCAAGATTACCTTTCCCTGAACCGCAACTTGAAGCCTTACAGCGCCGCCTAGCACAAAATAACAATCCTACAGCCTTCCCTGATACTTCGATTTTTAATGAAGCTTGGGAGGATTGGCAGTAG
- the clpS gene encoding ATP-dependent Clp protease adapter ClpS, whose translation MATSPTVAPEKSSQVAPKLYPNYKIIVLNDDFNTFGHVAECLAKYIPGMTSDRAWELTNQIHYEGQAIVWVGPLEQAELYHQQLRRADLTMAPLEAA comes from the coding sequence ATGGCAACCTCACCAACAGTAGCCCCTGAGAAATCGAGTCAAGTGGCTCCAAAGCTGTATCCCAACTACAAAATCATTGTCTTGAATGACGACTTCAATACTTTTGGGCACGTAGCCGAGTGTCTTGCCAAATACATTCCTGGAATGACAAGCGATCGCGCGTGGGAACTCACAAACCAAATTCATTACGAAGGTCAGGCGATCGTTTGGGTAGGTCCATTAGAACAGGCAGAACTTTATCACCAGCAATTACGACGTGCAGATTTAACAATGGCACCACTAGAGGCAGCTTAA
- a CDS encoding DUF2103 domain-containing protein, protein MNNPASGRLVLNHSTHIPGLIAVLERLTKVEGIQTITPGVIGRVKGHIPRMQLRISVPIRGGFKLIVRQGKTVQEVFILTTLSQDKLEDAIAIALNK, encoded by the coding sequence ATGAATAATCCCGCTAGTGGCAGATTGGTATTAAACCATTCCACGCATATTCCTGGTTTAATTGCTGTTTTAGAACGCCTTACCAAAGTTGAAGGCATACAAACCATTACTCCAGGGGTTATTGGGCGGGTCAAAGGTCACATTCCCCGAATGCAACTGCGAATCTCTGTTCCCATTCGGGGAGGCTTTAAATTGATTGTTCGCCAAGGTAAAACTGTACAAGAAGTCTTTATCCTGACTACATTGAGCCAGGATAAGCTTGAAGATGCGATCGCGATCGCTTTGAATAAATGA